In the genome of Fluviispira vulneris, one region contains:
- a CDS encoding FapA family protein has protein sequence MSSSTNPPSGQVPSPATKTLFAIKASPDGMSAHIPAKSHISPDVIHLNYEQICAYLQKLGYILKPTPEAVEEIKRAASSKPPQFSKDFLFLKGIPYTETKGATIRWLNPITMPKDLVRPNIPFAIIKQAAPATPAKSIFGQEFPMPPQKGEPKKIIVLTPDPAFTTNEKGELVCDKGGQVVVSPDGQLKFEPVYTIKNLRVDQMKKIEFHCSVIAKCDIIGALEWVIHGDFTCEQFWSATGITVHGNAVALSGIQTNHAHDDSKAIIVNGNLEANFIQSSCFIVEGNIKVEKAILASRITTNGNLECLGEPGKITGSEIFMKKGTLNVKKVGSEKEKPTYIKFFSETLSSTSKIETLSEGSRIQIQKTNIIIQNSQPWPSPTK, from the coding sequence ATGAGTTCATCTACTAATCCACCCTCGGGTCAAGTTCCTTCTCCTGCAACAAAAACTTTATTTGCGATCAAAGCATCGCCAGATGGCATGTCAGCCCATATACCCGCAAAATCTCATATTTCACCAGATGTTATTCATTTAAATTATGAACAAATTTGTGCCTATTTACAAAAATTAGGTTATATTTTAAAACCGACACCTGAAGCCGTTGAAGAAATAAAGCGGGCAGCAAGTTCTAAGCCCCCTCAATTTTCTAAAGATTTTCTTTTTCTAAAAGGAATCCCATATACTGAAACTAAAGGGGCTACAATCCGCTGGCTCAATCCAATCACGATGCCAAAAGATCTTGTTCGCCCCAATATTCCTTTTGCCATCATAAAACAAGCAGCACCTGCTACTCCAGCAAAATCAATTTTTGGTCAAGAATTCCCCATGCCTCCTCAAAAAGGTGAACCTAAGAAAATAATTGTTTTGACTCCCGATCCTGCCTTTACAACCAACGAAAAAGGTGAACTCGTTTGCGACAAGGGGGGACAAGTTGTTGTATCACCAGATGGACAACTAAAGTTCGAACCTGTTTATACCATTAAAAATTTACGCGTAGATCAAATGAAAAAAATTGAGTTTCATTGCAGCGTCATTGCCAAATGCGATATAATCGGAGCGCTCGAATGGGTGATTCATGGAGATTTTACCTGCGAACAATTCTGGTCTGCCACTGGCATCACTGTTCATGGAAATGCTGTCGCTTTAAGCGGTATTCAAACCAATCATGCACATGATGATTCCAAAGCCATAATCGTAAATGGAAACCTCGAAGCAAACTTTATTCAATCGAGTTGTTTTATTGTTGAAGGTAACATAAAGGTTGAGAAAGCAATTCTTGCTTCTCGAATCACAACGAACGGTAATTTGGAGTGTTTAGGAGAGCCAGGAAAAATAACCGGCAGTGAAATTTTTATGAAAAAGGGAACTTTAAATGTTAAAAAAGTTGGCAGTGAAAAAGAAAAACCAACTTATATAAAGTTTTTTTCAGAAACGCTTTCTAGTACTTCAAAAATAGAAACCCTATCTGAAGGTTCCCGCATACAAATTCAAAAAACAAATATTATTATCCAAAATTCACAGCCATGGCCATCACCTACAAAATAG
- a CDS encoding undecaprenyl-phosphate glucose phosphotransferase produces MLLSRHSEKLNIFKAISDLLCISLSWIFAFIIRFNTDLLKVIEDKESLINYLRLWPLLIFSYLFIFISTHVYSRNIEKKKIWDENFEIIKKHTIAFFIFVTLSYFLYQHRFSRLTLLIFFIILPFVFPIGRSFVRKFNRIYLKYNKRKKQAIIIGNGPQVLKIKEAISFRSDWNLELISCHSFTEVDVVSKILKRNDISIVFVIPSAEETAHVNEIYEHLDKNLSEILLIPYLGERIFFEPKSIKIEGILTIALNSSSLHNTGRFAKRFFDIIFSLAFLLFFSPIYLMCIFLVKISSAGPVFFKQERMGLDGKMFYCYKFRGMYVDAEEKSGPVWAKENDNRTTPIGKWLRKTSLDEIPQFINVLMGDMSVVGPRPERPVFVENFKTQIPGYMLRHKVKAGITGWAQINGWRGNTSLEKRIECDLWYIQNWSMWLDLKIVFLTPFKGLIHPNAY; encoded by the coding sequence ATGTTACTGAGCAGACATTCTGAAAAACTAAATATATTTAAAGCGATTTCTGACTTACTTTGTATTTCACTTTCATGGATATTTGCATTTATTATTCGCTTCAATACGGATTTATTAAAAGTTATAGAAGATAAAGAAAGTTTAATAAACTATTTACGCCTATGGCCGTTACTTATTTTTAGTTATTTATTTATTTTTATATCTACTCATGTATACAGCAGAAATATTGAGAAAAAAAAGATCTGGGATGAAAATTTTGAAATTATTAAAAAACACACAATAGCATTTTTTATCTTTGTAACGCTTTCTTATTTTCTTTATCAACATAGATTTAGTAGATTAACATTGTTAATATTCTTTATTATACTTCCTTTTGTTTTCCCAATTGGCCGCAGTTTTGTTAGAAAATTTAATAGAATATATTTAAAATACAATAAAAGAAAGAAACAAGCTATAATCATTGGCAATGGCCCACAGGTACTAAAAATAAAAGAAGCAATTTCTTTTCGCAGCGATTGGAACTTAGAACTTATATCATGCCATTCATTTACTGAAGTTGATGTTGTAAGTAAAATTTTAAAAAGAAATGATATTAGTATAGTTTTTGTCATTCCGAGTGCAGAAGAAACAGCGCATGTAAACGAAATTTATGAACATCTCGATAAAAATCTCTCAGAAATTCTTCTTATACCTTATTTAGGTGAGAGAATATTTTTTGAGCCTAAATCAATTAAAATTGAAGGGATTTTAACAATTGCTCTTAATTCATCTAGTTTGCACAATACCGGTCGATTTGCCAAAAGATTTTTTGATATTATTTTTTCATTAGCATTTCTTTTATTCTTTTCACCTATTTATTTAATGTGCATTTTCCTCGTAAAAATAAGCAGCGCAGGTCCTGTTTTTTTCAAACAAGAAAGAATGGGACTCGATGGGAAAATGTTTTACTGTTATAAATTTAGAGGGATGTATGTCGATGCTGAAGAAAAGAGTGGACCTGTGTGGGCTAAAGAAAATGACAATCGTACAACACCTATTGGCAAATGGCTCCGTAAAACAAGTCTCGACGAAATTCCACAATTCATAAATGTTTTAATGGGTGATATGAGTGTTGTCGGACCCAGACCAGAACGTCCTGTGTTTGTCGAAAATTTTAAAACACAAATTCCTGGGTATATGTTAAGACACAAAGTAAAAGCGGGTATAACTGGTTGGGCCCAAATAAATGGATGGCGTGGTAACACTTCACTCGAAAAAAGAATTGAATGTGACTTATGGTACATTCAAAATTGGAGTATGTGGCTTGATTTGAAAATCGTTTTTTTGACTCCTTTTAAAGGATTAATCCATCCAAATGCTTATTAA
- a CDS encoding glycosyltransferase, which translates to MDKENFINQTKHLKVAVVHDWMFSRRGGEKVLEQILNLFPNADLYYLFGNPQEVLKLEHTHQFKASFLAKIPFIKKFYKTLLPFFPIAIESFDLSNYNLIISSSSCVAKGIVPSPLGLHIAYIHSPMRYAWDQEHRYFTKSPSFKRPVEILRRILLNRLRIWDITSSIRIDKLLTNSHFVARRCSLFYGKSSTVIYPPIHTQFFQNNLKISCASIQKRKVLLFGAWTPYKKMYETLEFLIQNGIQVIAAGHGEEILKAQKKFKQNVEFFLNPTDDEVPIIFSKAHALLFPAIEDFGIVPLEATSSGLWVIAPNQGGTKETVLHELTGYTFNENSKECMLKAVLKALERDLSENDLKNMKKQVENFSIENFQKNFSHEVFVTLKNENLL; encoded by the coding sequence TTGGATAAAGAAAATTTTATTAATCAAACTAAACATTTAAAAGTTGCTGTTGTGCATGACTGGATGTTTTCCCGAAGGGGTGGTGAGAAGGTTCTTGAACAAATTCTTAACTTATTTCCAAATGCGGATCTTTATTATCTCTTTGGCAATCCTCAGGAGGTTCTAAAGCTTGAACACACCCATCAATTTAAAGCATCATTTTTAGCAAAAATTCCTTTTATCAAAAAGTTTTATAAAACTTTATTACCCTTTTTCCCCATCGCTATTGAAAGTTTTGATTTATCAAATTACAATTTAATAATATCAAGTAGTAGCTGTGTCGCTAAAGGAATTGTACCTTCTCCACTTGGTTTACACATCGCATATATTCATAGTCCAATGCGCTATGCATGGGATCAAGAACACCGCTATTTCACTAAAAGTCCGAGTTTTAAACGCCCAGTCGAAATTTTAAGGCGAATTCTGCTCAATCGATTGCGCATTTGGGATATTACATCCTCAATTAGAATAGATAAACTATTAACTAATAGTCATTTTGTAGCAAGAAGATGCTCATTATTTTATGGCAAGAGTTCAACAGTTATTTATCCCCCAATTCACACTCAGTTTTTCCAAAACAACTTAAAAATTTCTTGTGCCTCTATCCAAAAAAGAAAAGTGTTACTTTTTGGAGCATGGACACCTTATAAAAAAATGTATGAAACTCTTGAATTTCTCATTCAAAATGGAATTCAAGTGATTGCTGCTGGTCATGGAGAGGAAATTTTAAAAGCCCAAAAAAAGTTTAAACAAAATGTAGAATTTTTTCTCAATCCAACAGATGATGAAGTTCCTATTATATTTTCAAAGGCACATGCTCTTTTATTTCCTGCGATAGAGGACTTCGGTATTGTTCCATTAGAGGCAACTTCATCAGGTTTATGGGTTATAGCCCCAAATCAAGGAGGAACTAAAGAAACAGTTTTGCATGAATTGACTGGATATACCTTTAATGAAAATTCGAAGGAATGCATGCTCAAGGCTGTTTTAAAAGCTCTTGAACGTGATTTATCTGAAAATGATCTCAAAAATATGAAAAAACAAGTCGAAAATTTCTCGATTGAAAATTTCCAAAAAAACTTTTCCCATGAAGTCTTTGTAACTCTAAAAAATGAAAACTTGCTATAA
- a CDS encoding NFACT RNA binding domain-containing protein, producing the protein MKETEFSQELRTGMAQLAIWTRKFAQPLHRIINTSLQKITASEQGHIILSVYKPGDDRSAILLSMKKGESGISTTRLKPTTLKQPNSIVQISRKYIQGRKICSAYATISPISIIIELADANKQIENFQEINDGPNCLILDLDAKPPRIILAKKYSSIPARYKTQYGMNFSDSDNFFESWCEWSEDCTKTKKRACFEHPLICYCPLPQNENIDSQKIVANPIAETNELKLKQTGMPLHLTSALEYLPTHIRRSAKTKLQFLSRRLSRQKADLPDDKEILRLQRQSEGFKTHFYLWPQNSVIWYVPPQFIEEFGMPAFYSLKKNEKPGDLLNKIHDEIDVLKRRKQELTTRIAESKKAEYDFQKLIIDSAEELKNAVEAYKEKHIHLQTDLKKFEKYALDYVLIKEDLPLIARLCKVLDISLTESEQAQKIREEKAKRYPFKEFIASTGEFIRVARSAEDGDKMIKLMPSHHTWIHVLTGEGSHVWLEKPKGNKPSMQSLREASVLAVHHSKHSRAQSADVQIATRADIEKRKNLPPGKVIVRRCETLLIKYDNTELHKITDPAHKKV; encoded by the coding sequence GTGAAAGAAACTGAATTTTCTCAAGAATTAAGAACTGGTATGGCTCAACTTGCTATTTGGACAAGGAAATTTGCCCAACCACTTCACAGAATAATCAACACAAGTTTACAAAAAATAACTGCATCGGAACAAGGACATATTATTTTATCGGTTTATAAACCTGGCGATGATAGAAGCGCAATTTTACTTTCCATGAAAAAAGGGGAAAGTGGAATTTCAACCACTCGACTCAAACCAACAACATTAAAACAACCAAATTCTATCGTTCAAATTTCTCGAAAATATATACAGGGAAGAAAAATCTGTTCTGCATATGCAACAATCTCGCCTATATCTATCATTATAGAACTTGCTGATGCAAATAAACAAATTGAAAATTTCCAAGAAATAAATGATGGACCAAATTGTCTTATTTTAGATTTAGATGCAAAACCACCAAGAATTATTCTTGCTAAAAAATATTCGTCCATTCCTGCACGCTACAAAACGCAATATGGAATGAATTTTTCCGACTCAGATAACTTCTTTGAAAGCTGGTGCGAATGGAGCGAAGATTGCACAAAAACAAAAAAAAGAGCTTGCTTTGAACACCCACTCATTTGTTACTGCCCCTTGCCACAAAATGAAAATATTGACTCGCAAAAAATAGTTGCGAATCCAATAGCAGAAACAAATGAATTAAAATTAAAGCAAACAGGAATGCCTCTGCATTTAACTTCTGCACTCGAATATTTACCTACACACATAAGAAGAAGTGCTAAAACAAAATTGCAATTTTTAAGTCGAAGATTGAGCAGACAAAAAGCTGATTTACCCGATGACAAAGAAATATTACGCTTACAACGACAAAGCGAAGGATTTAAAACTCATTTTTATTTATGGCCACAAAATTCAGTCATTTGGTATGTGCCACCTCAATTTATAGAAGAATTCGGAATGCCCGCATTTTATTCTCTCAAGAAAAACGAAAAACCGGGTGATCTTTTAAATAAAATTCATGATGAAATAGATGTATTAAAAAGAAGAAAACAAGAATTAACAACCCGTATTGCTGAAAGCAAAAAAGCGGAATATGATTTTCAAAAATTAATAATTGACAGTGCCGAAGAATTAAAGAATGCAGTAGAAGCTTACAAAGAGAAGCACATACATCTGCAAACCGATCTTAAAAAATTTGAAAAATATGCACTTGATTATGTTCTCATTAAAGAAGATCTTCCTCTTATTGCAAGATTATGCAAAGTGCTTGATATTTCACTGACTGAAAGCGAACAGGCGCAAAAAATCCGTGAAGAAAAAGCTAAGAGATATCCATTTAAAGAATTTATTGCCTCAACTGGAGAATTTATTCGCGTAGCACGTTCTGCAGAAGATGGTGATAAAATGATTAAACTCATGCCGTCGCATCACACTTGGATCCACGTTTTGACTGGTGAAGGCAGCCATGTGTGGTTAGAAAAGCCCAAAGGCAATAAACCTTCTATGCAATCCTTGCGTGAAGCCTCCGTACTTGCTGTTCACCATTCTAAACACAGCCGCGCTCAAAGTGCTGATGTGCAAATAGCCACTCGAGCAGACATTGAAAAACGTAAAAATTTGCCACCCGGTAAAGTGATTGTGCGGCGGTGTGAGACTTTATTGATCAAATACGACAATACAGAACTTCATAAAATCACCGATCCTGCCCATAAAAAAGTATAA
- a CDS encoding LysR family transcriptional regulator has protein sequence MQELQDIYRLQAFVTVVQEGSLSSAVNKLHITQPALSARLKLLEEGLGCPLLERTARGVRPTSMGKLVYGIAVDILKRMGQLQTTVRNHLELREGFVHLGGGATAVAGVFPDAISAYRKKYPQIQFTLHEKDSATVIESLHDGSVDVGLITRNPYISQNEDPLVGLKVHAEIIDSLEVIAAPEHPLVQMSQMLEKQGKALLPIHINRQPMILFESGSAIYDIIEMEFRKLGIRHRTVMTLRSAQSMIKMVEKNIGLSIVSAHSLRNEKGIHILKIQGLKMERSILICSVLDRELTPAASEFVNVLKRIYN, from the coding sequence GTGCAAGAGTTACAAGATATTTACCGTTTACAAGCCTTCGTTACAGTGGTTCAAGAAGGCTCCCTTTCTTCCGCTGTGAATAAACTTCACATCACTCAGCCAGCTCTTTCGGCAAGACTCAAACTTTTAGAAGAAGGTTTAGGTTGTCCACTTTTAGAAAGAACAGCACGGGGCGTGCGTCCGACTTCTATGGGAAAACTTGTCTATGGAATAGCTGTTGATATTTTAAAAAGAATGGGTCAGTTACAAACAACTGTGCGCAATCATCTTGAATTACGTGAAGGTTTTGTTCATTTGGGGGGTGGAGCGACGGCTGTTGCAGGAGTCTTTCCTGATGCAATTTCTGCGTATAGAAAAAAGTATCCGCAAATCCAATTCACATTACATGAAAAAGACTCAGCCACTGTTATAGAATCTTTACATGATGGTTCAGTCGATGTGGGTCTTATCACTCGAAATCCTTATATCTCACAAAATGAAGATCCCCTCGTTGGCTTAAAAGTGCATGCAGAAATAATCGATTCTTTAGAAGTTATTGCTGCACCAGAGCACCCTTTGGTACAGATGTCACAAATGCTTGAAAAGCAGGGAAAAGCTTTATTACCTATACATATTAATCGGCAGCCTATGATTTTATTTGAATCAGGCAGTGCTATTTATGATATTATTGAAATGGAATTTAGAAAATTGGGTATACGACATCGGACAGTAATGACATTAAGATCTGCACAAAGCATGATTAAAATGGTCGAAAAAAATATTGGCCTAAGTATAGTCAGTGCACATTCATTAAGAAATGAAAAAGGCATTCATATTTTAAAAATTCAAGGGCTAAAGATGGAACGCTCCATTCTTATTTGCTCTGTCTTAGATCGTGAATTAACGCCTGCTGCTTCAGAGTTTGTAAATGTTCTTAAGCGTATTTATAATTAA
- a CDS encoding 3'-5' exonuclease gives MSSPFHNSLFHFLLSRKENLNSSHVAIMGGVSGSRFAFEEKLSDLPIVIFDFETTGLDIRTAKIIEIGAIKYLGRKEVGRFSELIDPKENVSEEITRITGIDNSMLVGKPSIQEILPKFHDFLRGCVGFAHNAEFDVGMLHHESYRLGISCDYTIFCSLKMARALVKIERRNLDALAAHYGLTFESRHRSIGDILVTAGVLWRMIDENPELQTIADFSSYREEMLG, from the coding sequence ATGAGTTCTCCTTTTCACAATAGTCTTTTTCACTTTTTGCTTTCCCGTAAAGAAAATTTAAATTCATCACACGTCGCAATTATGGGAGGTGTCAGTGGGTCGCGTTTTGCATTTGAAGAAAAACTTTCTGATCTTCCCATTGTGATATTTGACTTTGAAACAACTGGTCTCGATATACGCACGGCTAAAATTATAGAAATTGGTGCTATCAAATACTTAGGACGTAAAGAGGTGGGGCGCTTTTCTGAATTGATCGATCCCAAAGAAAATGTCTCTGAAGAAATCACTCGTATCACAGGAATTGACAACAGCATGTTGGTTGGTAAACCATCTATTCAGGAAATTCTCCCTAAATTCCATGATTTTTTAAGAGGTTGTGTGGGTTTTGCCCACAATGCTGAATTCGATGTCGGAATGCTGCATCATGAATCCTATCGTCTTGGAATTTCATGTGATTATACAATTTTTTGTTCCTTAAAAATGGCTCGCGCACTTGTAAAAATTGAGAGACGTAACTTGGATGCACTTGCAGCCCATTACGGTTTGACATTTGAATCGCGTCACCGTTCTATTGGCGATATTTTAGTTACAGCAGGTGTGCTTTGGCGTATGATAGACGAGAACCCTGAGTTACAGACAATTGCAGATTTTTCGTCCTATCGTGAAGAGATGTTAGGATAG